The genomic window TACAGCACCTCAAGCAGATCAACGACCTGGAGCGCCTGATTTCCAAAGTCGCCGTGCGCCGCATCAACCCCCGGGAGCTGCTCCAACTCAGCCGCGCCCTCGACGCCATCGGCCCGATTCGGGAGCTGCTGGCCGGCTCGGGCATGCGGGCCTTACAGAAATTGGCCGACCAGCTCAACGCCTGCGAAACCCTGCGGGAGGAAATCAAGGCCAAAATTCGGCCCGACGCGCCCATTCTCACCAACCAGGGCAACGTGCTCAACGAGGGCATTGACCCAGAGCTGGACGAGCTGCGCAGCATTGCCTTCTCAGGCAAAGACTACCTGTTTCAGCTCCAGCAGCGCGAAATCCAGAACACCGGCATTTCGTCCCTGAAAGTGGCCTACAACAAGGTATTCGGCTACTACCTCGAAGTCACCAACGCCCATAAGGACAAGGTACCGGCCACCTGGATTCGGAAGCAGACCCTGGTCAACGCCGAGCGGTACATTACCGAGGAGCTCAAAACCTACGAGGAAAAGATTCTGCACGCCGAGGAGCGCCTGTTCGTCATCGAGCAGAACATCTACAACGAGCTGGTCTTGTCGGCCATGGACTTCGTGCCCCAGATTCAGCAGAATGCCCGGGCCATCGGCATCATCGACTGTCTGGCGTCCTTTGCCGCCACGGCCCGGCAGCAGCGCTACGTGAAGCCCGTGGTAAACGACTCGACCCTGCTCGACATCCGGGCCGGCCGTCACCCGGTCATCGAGCGGCAGCTGCCGCCCGGTGAGGCTTACATTCCCAACGACATCCGCCTCGACCAGGAAGAGCAGCAGATTGTCGTCATTACCGGGCCCAACATGGCCGGTAAGTCGGCCCTGCTACGCCAGACCGCTCTGATTGTGCTCCTGGCCCAGATTGGCTCTTTCGTACCTGCCGACGCGGCCACCATCGGCGTCATCGACAAGATCTTCACCCGCGTGGGTGCCTCCGATAACCTGAGTAAGGGCGAAAGTACCTTCATGGTGGAGATGACCGAAACGGCCAGCATCCTCAACAACCTCTCGGACCGCAGCCTGGTGCTGATGGACGAAATCGGGCGGGGCACCAGCACCTACGACGGTATCAGCATAGCCTGGGCTATTGTCGAGCATTTGCACAACAACCCCCGGGCCCGGGCCAAAACGCTGTTTGCTACCCACTACCACGAGCTCAACCAGCTGGCCGAAGACTGCCCGCGGGTGCGCAACTACAACGTGGCCGTGCGCGAGGCCGACGGCCGCATCCTGTTTATGCGCAAGCTCGTGGAAGGCGGCTCCGAGCACAGCTTCGGCATTCACGTGGCCCGCATGGCCGGTATGCCCACGGCCGTGGTGCTGCGGGCCAACGAAATCATGCACCACCTGGAGCAGGAGCGCGCCTCCACCGGCCTCGAGGAAGGCCCCACGGAATTTGACGAAGTGCTGGCCGGCTTGGAAGCCGAGCCGAAAAACGGCAAAGCCAGCCGGGGCCCGGTGGCCCAGCCGGCCGCGGCCGTAGCCTCGGCGCCCCGCCCCAGCCTGCAGCTGAGCATGTTCGAGCCCGCCGACCCGGTGCTGGAGCGTATCCGCGAGCAGCTCCAGCAGCTCGACGTGAATACGCTCACGCCCATCGATGCCCTGCTCAAGCTCAATGAGCTGAAGCTGGCGCTGGGCGCTAAGAGCAAGTAAAAGCCGGTTGCTTTGCCTTCAGGGAGGAAAATTATGAAAATTTTTCTCCCTGAAAATGAGCTAGAAAGGCCTTTTGCAGCGAAATTTTAACGATTATTTTTGGGGTAGCCCTTGACTCAAAGGAAAACGGTAGTACCTTTGTCACATCAAAACGCCACTACGGCGCCAAAGATCAAAAGCGAGAGTAGCTCAGTTGGTAGAGCGCGACCTTGCCAAGGTCGAGGTCGCGAGTTCGAACCTCGTCTCCCGCTCCAAGAGGATGTTGCATCAGCAGCATCCTCTTTTTGTTTTTAGCTTTAGCGGACCAACCAGCACCTGCCTGCTATGCCCGCTTCGTGCAAACATTCCTGTCGGTGATGAACACTTTCGGCGGCTTGTGGCGGAAGGTTTTTCTATAGCCCAGGTGATTATGCGCATGGGGCTCGTGCCAGCGGGTGGCACCTACAAAACAGTGCGGCAGCGTATTCAGCAGCTGGCTCTGGATACCAGCCATTTCACGGGTAGCGCCTGGAATTCGGAAAACGCTACCGGAACTTTGGGCTTACGTTTCCGCTTTCCAAAATCTTGGTTGAAGGTTCAACTTATACTTCACCGCCCCGCTTGCTGAAAGAAGGGCTAAAGCTGTGGCAATGCGAACAGTGTGAGCTGACCCACTGGTTGCAACAGCCTATTCCTTTGGGACTTCACCATATCAACGGGGTAAATAATGACCACCGTATTGAGAATTTACAGCTATTATGCCCAAATTGCCACGCATTAACAACCCGCTACCGGGGTAAAAACCAAGCAAGAGCCAGAGTGGTGGAATGGTATACACGAGTGACTTAAAATCACTTGCCTTAAGGGCTTACGGGTTCGAGTCCCGTCTCTGGTACTACAGAAAATCCCCCGCTGCGTGAAGCAACGGGGGATTTTTTGTAGTAGGCCCTGGCCGCTTAGAAGAATAGTAAAAGTTGAATTTCTGTAGCTTTGCTCTGGCTAACTGAAGCTGGTCATTAAATGGCCGTTCTGGCGTCGGGCGGCAACCTAAAGGGGCGGCTACCAGTTTAGCTGCTTACCAATTTTGCTTATCACGTTAGTTGTATGGGTCAACGCCTGCTGTACGAAACTCCCCAAATCAGTATCCGCTACGATTATTTTGCCGAGTGGCTAGACGTGGAATGGATTGGCGACCAGGACTACGACTCGGTGGTATCGGGCGCAACGAAGATGCTGGAGTTTGTGCGGGAGGAGAAGTGCCGCAAGGTGCTCAACGACAACACGCGGGTGACCAGCATGTGGGCTGACGCCGCCGAGTGGGGCGGTAAAGAGTGGTTTCCGGCCATGCGGGAAGCCGGCTGCGAGTTTTTTGCCTGGGTGTACTCCCCCAACGTCTACAGCCGCCTCTCCACCGACCTAACCCTGCAGTACACCTCGGCCGGCATCGTGGTGCTCACCTTCGACGACATCAGCATTGCCCGCACCTGGCTGCAGCAGATGTAGCAGCGCCCGGGGCGCTGAGGTGGTAGCTAGCGGCGGCCGGCGGCCGGAGTTCCGTACCAGCGCAGCAGGGGTACCAGAATAATAACGGGCAGGGGCGAAACGATAAAATCGATGAGGCGGCGGCCCAGCTGGTAGGCCCAGCTCGCGTCGCCGAGCAGCTTACCGCCCAGCAACAGCAAAGTGCAGGCCCCGAATACGGCCGCGTAGAGCTGTAGCACCAGCCGCATGCGGGCCGTATCGTAGAGGGCCGCGTAGAGCACGCCCAGGCAAGCCGCCGTGTATAGCAGGGAATAGGTGAAGACGGCCGGCAGGCTACGCGTGGTGACCAGCGTGCTGATTCCGCTCTGCGGCTTGGCGGCCTGGGCGCTCAAGCCGAGGGTGAGGAAAATTTTCTGCCAGGCCTGGGTCAGTGCCACAAATACCTGGTCGTTGTGCATACCCACCCAGAACAGGGCCGCTACGAGCAGGCCGGCGGTCAGGCCGCGCACTATTACGATTGGGTACGACGAGGGCGAAGCCGCGAAATCAGGCATGGGCGAGGAGAGGAGCGGGGTTGGCCAGGCGGCGGGCCCAGAGCATCCAGAGCAGAAAAATGAAGGCGTACACGATAAAAGTAAACGTGTAGTGGTGGTTGAATTCGACCGTGTGGTGGGAGTACATATGGTTCAGGGCCAAAGCCCCGATGCGCACCACGTTGATGCCGTAGATAACCAGCATGCCCACCGGAATAAACCACAGCTTGCGTCGCCACGGCCCGGGAAAGGCCAGCACAAAGCCCGCAAACAGCGCATAAAGCACCAGCCCGTTGCAAGGGTGGCCCACCCGCACCACCGGCTGACTGTTGAGCAAGACCAGGTACGGATCCAGGCCGTGCACGCGGCTGTCGAAACCCAGGCCGCGCAGGGTGGCGGCGCTGGCCGTGGTAATGTTGGCCGACAAAGCCGCATCGAGGCGGCCATCGGGAGCCAGAGTCCGCTCGTAGCCGAAAAACCAGAGGGCGTAAAACACGACGGCCAACACCAGAAAGCGGCGTAAGTCGGCGGGAGCGGGCGAAACGGGAGCAGGCATAAGCCGGTAAGAATATAAGGGAGCTAAGGATCCAGCGAATATACCGGTTCTGCGGCACATGCCCCCGGCCGCGGCGGCGGCTAAGCCGGGTAAAAAGCCCCTGGCAGACGCTATTTCCGCCTTAGCCTGCCAGTCAGTCGGCGGGCTTTTGCTACCTTTAACCAGAGTACCGTTCCCGATTCCTATGTCGTTGCCTTCCTCTGACCTCGTGCCGCCGATGCAAGCCGCTGACTATCAGCAAAAGATCAAGCAAGTATTTGCCGAAGTAGGCAAAGTGGTGGTGGGGCAGCAGTATATGGTGGGCCGCCTGCTGATTGGCCTCTGCACCGGCGGCCACATCCTGCTGGAAGGCGTGCCGGGACTGGCCAAAACTCTGACCATCAGCACGCTTTCCAAAGTATTGCACCTGCATTTCCAACGCGTGCAGTTCACCCCCGACCTGCTGCCTTCCGACCTGGTGGGCACTATGATTTACAACCAGAACCAGTCGGTATTTGAAGTAAAGAAAGGGCCGATTTTTGCCAACCTCGTGCTGGCCGACGAAGTGAACCGCTCCCCGGCCAAGGTGCAGAGCGCCCTGCTCGAAGCCATGCAGGAAAAGCAGGTGACCATCGGCGAAACCACCTACCCGCTGGACCTGCCGTTTCTGGTACTGGCCACCCAAAACCCGGTGGAGCAGGAGGGCACTTATCCGCTGCCCGAGGCCCAGGTCGACCGGTTCATGATGAAAGTACACGTGGACTACCTTAAAAAGACCGACGAGCTGGAGGTGATGCGCCGCATGGCCAACATGAGCTACGTGGGCGAGGTAAACCCGATTCTGACCAAGGAAGACATCTTCGGCATCCGCAGCATGATCAACCAGGTGCAGATTTCCGAGACGCTGGAGAAGTACATCATCGAGCTGGTGTTTGCCACCCGCAAGCCGGCCGAGTATGACTTGGCCGAGTTTGCGCAGTACGTGCAGTTTGGGGTGAGCCCCCGGGCCAGCATTGCCCTGCACCGGGCCGCCAAAGCCGTAGCCTTCTTCGACGACCGGGACTACGTGCTGCCCGAGGACATCAAGGACGTGGCCGGCGACGTGCTCAACCACCGCATCCTGCTCAACTACGAAGCCGAAGCCGACGGAATCCGCACCCAGGACCTGATTGAAGCCATCCTGCGCAAAGTCCCGATTAGCTAAATAGTGAATGAGTGATTAAGTGAAGTTTTGTCCGCTTAATGCAGCTCTACGGCTTTGAACAGCCAACTCACTCATTCACTCATTCACTCATTTCCCGCTTGTGTCGAAGATTTCCAAAACCCTGCGCGGGCTGGCGGCCCTGGCGCGCAACCCCTGGCTGCTCAACCACGTGCTGGCCGCCGATGAAGCCAGCTGGCAGCGGCGGGCCCAGGCCCACGCGGGTCGGCAACTGAGTGCGCAGGGCCTGCCCCTGGTGGCGTTGCACACCTTCCTGTCGGCCGCCGATACCACCGTGCAGCCGTTTGCCTTTCGGGAAGGTGGCTCCTTGCCCACCGACTTGCTGCTGCTGCGGGCCTTATGCCGGCGGGTGGCCGCGGCTACGTACTTCGAAATTGGGACGTGGCGGGGCGAAAGTGCGGCCAACGTGGCCGAGGTGGCCCAGGCCGTGTACACGCTGAATCTGTCGGCCGAGGAGCTGCGGCAGCTGGGGCTGCCGGCGCGCTACATCGAGCTGCACGGCTTTTTCTCCCGGCCTTTGCCCAACGTGACCCACCTGCACGGCAACTCGGCCACCTTCGACATGGCCGCGCTGGACCGAAAGTTCGACGTGATTTTCATCGACGGCGACCATACCTACGAGGCCGTGCGCACCGATACGCGCCGGGTGTTTGAGCACTTGGTGGGTCCCGAAACCGTGGTGGTGTGGCACGACGCCAGCCGGCAGCCCGGGCAGCCGCGCTGGGAAGTACTGGCCGGTATTCTGGATGGCCTGCCCACCTCGGCTATCGGCCCGCTAGTGCAGGTCGAAAACACCCTCTGCGCGCTGTACTCACCCCGGCCGCTGCCTACCCGCACCCCCGACCCGCTGGCCGACCCAGAGCACTGGTTTGCGGTGCAGCTACGGCAAGTTGGCGCCTAAGCCGGCTTGCGCCCGAGCAACTGCCGCAGGTAGGATAGGTCGGCGGGGCCGGGCACTAAAGCGGCCCAGCCAGCCCCGGTAGCTTGCAAGAATTGGTGAAACAAATAGGCCGTGGACGCCAAATACGACAGGCTAGTGGCCAAGGCCGCGCCGTTGATGCCCAGCCTGGGAATCAAAAGCCAGCAGGCGGGCAGCGTCACGAGCAGGCCCACGGTAGTCGCCAGGTTATTGACTCGGTAGCGGCCTACGCCAGCAAAATAAGTGCTGCACATCACGCTAAGGGCAATGGCCACCACGCCGGGCGCCAGCCGCAGAATCACGGGCCGGGCGGCCCCAAATTCCGCCCCGAAGATGGCCGTCAGCACCTGGGCCGGCAAGGCGCAGAGCAGCAGCACCGCCAGGGCTGTGCTCAGCAGCGTGAGGCGGGCAATGCGCAACGTTGGGGCAATCTGGGTGTGCTTATCAGTGGCGTGCACCAAATCGACGTACTGCACCAGGGCTGTGCTGCGCGGAATCAGCCAGATGGCCTCGGCCAGGGCCACGCCCACGCTCAGTACGCCCAGAGCCCGGGCGTCGGCGTAGTGGGCCACGAAGTAGTAGCTCAGGCGGTAATTGGCAAAAGCCAGGATGTTGGATAAATGGGCCCCGCGGCTGTGGTGCGCCAACTCCCGGGCTGCCAGGCCCAGGCCCCGCCCCGCCGCCCACTGGTCGGGCAGCCGGAGCAGCACCCCGAAGCTGAGCAGTAGCGGCAGCCCGTAAGCCAGGTAAGCGGCGTAGTAGTACACGGCCACGGTACGCCACTGCCAGCCCACAAAGGCCAAGGCCAGGCTCCCGGCCAGCAACCCCACCTGCAGCCCGTTGAGCAGATTGTAGGCACCTTCTTTTTTGCGGCCCAGCAGCAAAGAGCTGTTGATGGAGAAAAACGCCTGTAGCAAGGACAACCCCAGCAGATGCAGCAGATATTGCGGCGCCACCGGCCGGGCCAGCCCCACTACTACCGTGCCGGCCGCGCACACCAGCGTGGCCCAGCCATAGGCCGGTACCAGCAAGTGCCAGATGCTGCGGCCTGGGGCCAGGTAAATCAGGGACGAGCCGCCGAGCAGGCCAATAAACAGCAACAGGGCCGCGCAGTCCGTCACGAACAGGCTCACGTCGCCGCGGCCAGTAGCGCCCAGGTAGCGCGCCGTTAGCCACACGATGGCGAAGCTGAGTAGGGCTGTGGCCAGGCGGGTGGCAAAGTTTTGCAGAATCCGGCGAATCATGGGCGCAGGGGAGGGGTAGGAGACCCGCCGGCCGTCGGCATCAGGAGTTGCGCGTAAAGCTGGACAAACTGCCGGCCGACCTCCCCGTAGCTGAAGTGGGCCACGGCGTGCTGGCGCAGCTGCCGGGCTTCGAAGCGTTCCGGATGCCGCAGCACCGTGGACAGGGCCTGTTCCAGGGCAGCTTCGTCACGGGGGGGCACCAGCAGGCCGCGGGAGCCGTCGGGCGGCAGCAGCTCGGGCACCCCACCCACGGCGGTAGCCACCGCCGGTAGGCCGCTGGCCTGGGCTTCAATCAGGACGCAGGGCAGGTTTTCGTAGTTGCTGAACAAGACCAGGCAGACAGCCTGGCGCATTTGCTCCGCCACCTGGGCTGGACTGAGCTTGCCTAAAAAGAATACGTGGGTATCGAGCAGGCCCAGGTCGGCTGCCAACTGCCGCAGTTCGGCTTCGGCGGGGCCGTAGCCGGCAATGCGTAGCGTAAGCCCGGGCCACCGCTCACTCAGCCGGGCCACCACCCGTAGGATTCCGCTCAGGTTTTTGGCCTGCTCGTTGAAAGCCGCCACGTGGAGCAACGGCCCGGCTCCGGCCCGGTCTCGGGCAGTGTTGTTGCCGGCAGCAGGCTTAAACAGCTGGGTATCCACCACGTTGGGCAGCACTACCGCGCGGGCATTGACCAGGCCCAGCTGCTGCATGGCCTGCCCCAGGTTGCGCGACACCGTGTGCAGGGCCGCCGCCTGCCCCACAATGCGCTGACTCAGCCACCGCCGCAGCTTACCCATGCGGCCCGCATTCTGGGGCAGATACAGCGTCCAGTGTTCGGTAATGAGGTAGGGAATACCCTGGGTCAGCTTGAGCCACCAGGCAAACAAGCCCGTGCGCAGCAGCACATGCACGTGCGTAAGCTGGGGTGAGCCGCCCCAGTGCGTAGTCAGGCGCCGGTAGCCCCGGCCGAGGCACCAGAAGTACAGCAGCAGCTTCAGCACTTTGTCCAGTGGGGCCAGGCCGGTGGGCTGGGCCCGGTAGTAATAGCGCAGCGTGGGAATTTCCCCGTTCAGGTCGGCTTCGCAGTCAGTCAGGCCGGGCAGGGGGCCGCGGGCTACGGCCGCAAACAGGACCGCCACTTGGGCGTGCGGGGCAATGGCGGCCACGTGGCGGGCCACGAAGTCGCCATCCTGGTCGTCGTAGCGGTGGGGGTACCACTTGGGCAGCATGAGCACGCGGGGCAGCTTCATAAGGAGTGCAAGCTACGGCTTTTGCCGGCGCGGCCGAAAAGCCTGGCCTCAACAAAAAAGCCTGCTCCCAGGTAGGAGCAGGCTTTTTACGTAAGGTTGGTAGGAGTGCGAATAACTAATTAATCGTCACTAGGATAATTACTTGGCTACCACAAAGCGCGTGGTCTGGCTGGTTTCGCTGGTGCTTACTGTGGCCACGTACACGCCGTTGCGCAGCGAGGCCGGTAGGGCTACCTGCTGCGGTCCGGCGGCCAGCCGACCGGCTTCAATCAGGGCTACGTTGCGGCCCAGGGCATCGGTAACGCGGATGGTGGCCACGTCGGCGCGCTTGAGCTCAAACGAGAGCAGGGCGGCGCCGGCGCTGGGGTTGGGCGCCACGCTCAGGCTCTGCACCTGGTCGGAAGCCGACTTGGTAGCCAACGTCTGACCGGGCAGGTTGTAGCAGGTGTTCTGGGGGTTGAAATTAGTCCAGCCCGTGGCCCAGTTGGTGCTGCCGAATGCGCCGCGGTAGGTAACCACGTCGAAGGTGCTGTTCGGTCCGCCGTTGC from Hymenobacter chitinivorans DSM 11115 includes these protein-coding regions:
- a CDS encoding AAA family ATPase, coding for MSLPSSDLVPPMQAADYQQKIKQVFAEVGKVVVGQQYMVGRLLIGLCTGGHILLEGVPGLAKTLTISTLSKVLHLHFQRVQFTPDLLPSDLVGTMIYNQNQSVFEVKKGPIFANLVLADEVNRSPAKVQSALLEAMQEKQVTIGETTYPLDLPFLVLATQNPVEQEGTYPLPEAQVDRFMMKVHVDYLKKTDELEVMRRMANMSYVGEVNPILTKEDIFGIRSMINQVQISETLEKYIIELVFATRKPAEYDLAEFAQYVQFGVSPRASIALHRAAKAVAFFDDRDYVLPEDIKDVAGDVLNHRILLNYEAEADGIRTQDLIEAILRKVPIS
- a CDS encoding lipopolysaccharide biosynthesis protein, which encodes MIRRILQNFATRLATALLSFAIVWLTARYLGATGRGDVSLFVTDCAALLLFIGLLGGSSLIYLAPGRSIWHLLVPAYGWATLVCAAGTVVVGLARPVAPQYLLHLLGLSLLQAFFSINSSLLLGRKKEGAYNLLNGLQVGLLAGSLALAFVGWQWRTVAVYYYAAYLAYGLPLLLSFGVLLRLPDQWAAGRGLGLAARELAHHSRGAHLSNILAFANYRLSYYFVAHYADARALGVLSVGVALAEAIWLIPRSTALVQYVDLVHATDKHTQIAPTLRIARLTLLSTALAVLLLCALPAQVLTAIFGAEFGAARPVILRLAPGVVAIALSVMCSTYFAGVGRYRVNNLATTVGLLVTLPACWLLIPRLGINGAALATSLSYLASTAYLFHQFLQATGAGWAALVPGPADLSYLRQLLGRKPA
- a CDS encoding XrtX-associated membrane protein, which codes for MPDFAASPSSYPIVIVRGLTAGLLVAALFWVGMHNDQVFVALTQAWQKIFLTLGLSAQAAKPQSGISTLVTTRSLPAVFTYSLLYTAACLGVLYAALYDTARMRLVLQLYAAVFGACTLLLLGGKLLGDASWAYQLGRRLIDFIVSPLPVIILVPLLRWYGTPAAGRR
- a CDS encoding class I SAM-dependent methyltransferase, producing the protein MSKISKTLRGLAALARNPWLLNHVLAADEASWQRRAQAHAGRQLSAQGLPLVALHTFLSAADTTVQPFAFREGGSLPTDLLLLRALCRRVAAATYFEIGTWRGESAANVAEVAQAVYTLNLSAEELRQLGLPARYIELHGFFSRPLPNVTHLHGNSATFDMAALDRKFDVIFIDGDHTYEAVRTDTRRVFEHLVGPETVVVWHDASRQPGQPRWEVLAGILDGLPTSAIGPLVQVENTLCALYSPRPLPTRTPDPLADPEHWFAVQLRQVGA
- a CDS encoding glycosyltransferase; protein product: MKLPRVLMLPKWYPHRYDDQDGDFVARHVAAIAPHAQVAVLFAAVARGPLPGLTDCEADLNGEIPTLRYYYRAQPTGLAPLDKVLKLLLYFWCLGRGYRRLTTHWGGSPQLTHVHVLLRTGLFAWWLKLTQGIPYLITEHWTLYLPQNAGRMGKLRRWLSQRIVGQAAALHTVSRNLGQAMQQLGLVNARAVVLPNVVDTQLFKPAAGNNTARDRAGAGPLLHVAAFNEQAKNLSGILRVVARLSERWPGLTLRIAGYGPAEAELRQLAADLGLLDTHVFFLGKLSPAQVAEQMRQAVCLVLFSNYENLPCVLIEAQASGLPAVATAVGGVPELLPPDGSRGLLVPPRDEAALEQALSTVLRHPERFEARQLRQHAVAHFSYGEVGRQFVQLYAQLLMPTAGGSPTPPLRP
- the xrtX gene encoding exosortase X, coding for MPAPVSPAPADLRRFLVLAVVFYALWFFGYERTLAPDGRLDAALSANITTASAATLRGLGFDSRVHGLDPYLVLLNSQPVVRVGHPCNGLVLYALFAGFVLAFPGPWRRKLWFIPVGMLVIYGINVVRIGALALNHMYSHHTVEFNHHYTFTFIVYAFIFLLWMLWARRLANPAPLLAHA
- the mutS gene encoding DNA mismatch repair protein MutS, whose protein sequence is MHGTLGPAPVIDTPLMKQYYQLKEQHPGALLLFRVGDFYETFGEDAVTASRILDITLTKRGAGTSSETPLAGFPHHALDNYLPKLVRAGQRVAICDQLEDPKQAKGLVKRGITELVTPGVSFNDNVLERRSNNYLAAVHFGKQECGIAFLDISTGEFLVAQGDHAYLGKLLQNFSPAEVLFCKKSRSEFEQHYGPDYCHYALDEWVFGADYTYETLTRHFNTASLKGFGIDGLREGITAAGCIMHYLAETKHTDIGHIASIGRLEEDKYVWLDRFTVRNLELVHAQHPGGVPLIDILDQTVTPMGARLLRKWVVLPLKEPAQIQRRLDTVEGLLDNPELLGELVQHLKQINDLERLISKVAVRRINPRELLQLSRALDAIGPIRELLAGSGMRALQKLADQLNACETLREEIKAKIRPDAPILTNQGNVLNEGIDPELDELRSIAFSGKDYLFQLQQREIQNTGISSLKVAYNKVFGYYLEVTNAHKDKVPATWIRKQTLVNAERYITEELKTYEEKILHAEERLFVIEQNIYNELVLSAMDFVPQIQQNARAIGIIDCLASFAATARQQRYVKPVVNDSTLLDIRAGRHPVIERQLPPGEAYIPNDIRLDQEEQQIVVITGPNMAGKSALLRQTALIVLLAQIGSFVPADAATIGVIDKIFTRVGASDNLSKGESTFMVEMTETASILNNLSDRSLVLMDEIGRGTSTYDGISIAWAIVEHLHNNPRARAKTLFATHYHELNQLAEDCPRVRNYNVAVREADGRILFMRKLVEGGSEHSFGIHVARMAGMPTAVVLRANEIMHHLEQERASTGLEEGPTEFDEVLAGLEAEPKNGKASRGPVAQPAAAVASAPRPSLQLSMFEPADPVLERIREQLQQLDVNTLTPIDALLKLNELKLALGAKSK